A genomic region of Pseudoxanthomonas suwonensis contains the following coding sequences:
- a CDS encoding Csu type fimbrial protein, with amino-acid sequence MNSICTVTILRSWWRAASLVLALATAWLLPGEAMAANECNIDGSNPISFGTVGGGGATTTGSIRFYCQNDGPAVRSFRVCLYMNPILPTGLDPRQMIQWWPLDYLDYHLYADPAMTQVIGSTTSGHAVYSIALTMTATGRTYSSMPVYGRIPAQTVTAGNYVSQITDFMRSTSQTGTTAPSATQCATAPITGQNYTEVSATFANTCYISTATDMDFGAVVSLAGNRDQTSTVSVRCPIGTNYRIALNYGGHSTGGTVRRMLGPGGNYLTYQLYRNAGRTQIWGNTNSNDVSDTGNNAIQSFTVYGRVPAQAAGSAGAYADTITVTLTY; translated from the coding sequence ATGAACAGCATTTGCACTGTCACCATCCTTCGCTCCTGGTGGCGCGCGGCCTCCCTCGTCCTTGCGCTGGCCACCGCCTGGCTGCTGCCGGGCGAGGCGATGGCCGCCAACGAATGCAACATCGACGGCTCCAACCCGATCAGCTTCGGAACCGTCGGCGGCGGCGGCGCGACCACCACCGGCTCGATCCGGTTCTACTGCCAGAACGACGGACCGGCGGTGCGCAGCTTCCGCGTCTGCCTGTACATGAACCCGATCCTTCCGACTGGCCTGGATCCGCGGCAGATGATCCAATGGTGGCCACTCGACTACCTGGACTACCATCTCTATGCCGACCCGGCCATGACCCAGGTGATCGGCTCTACGACGAGCGGGCATGCCGTCTACAGCATCGCACTGACCATGACGGCCACTGGCAGGACCTACAGCTCCATGCCGGTGTACGGGCGCATCCCGGCGCAGACAGTGACGGCCGGCAACTACGTGTCCCAGATCACCGACTTCATGCGCAGTACCTCGCAGACCGGAACCACCGCACCCTCGGCCACGCAGTGCGCGACAGCGCCCATCACCGGCCAGAACTACACGGAAGTGAGCGCGACCTTCGCCAACACTTGCTACATCAGCACCGCGACGGACATGGATTTTGGCGCCGTGGTCAGCCTGGCCGGCAACCGCGATCAGACGTCCACCGTCAGCGTCCGCTGCCCCATCGGCACCAATTACCGGATCGCGCTGAACTATGGCGGCCACAGCACCGGCGGCACAGTCCGACGCATGCTCGGCCCCGGCGGCAACTACCTGACCTACCAGCTTTACCGGAACGCGGGACGCACTCAGATATGGGGAAACACTAACTCCAACGATGTGTCCGACACCGGCAACAACGCCATCCAGAGCTTCACTGTCTATGGCCGCGTACCCGCACAGGCTGCGGGCTCCGCCGGCGCTTATGCGGACACGATCACCGTCACCCTGACGTATTGA